Proteins encoded together in one Ipomoea triloba cultivar NCNSP0323 chromosome 4, ASM357664v1 window:
- the LOC116017262 gene encoding ubiquitin carboxyl-terminal hydrolase 25-like, which translates to MAVLQMTWQPSLLSHKRKSSPPVGLRNLGNTCYLNSVLQCLTYTPPLANFCLKSLHSSSCDATPEKKSECPFCLLEKRIARSLSSLITSWVAPMEELLPIGALFRSKMKREGEEEKTNLSLPNQSLRRKLAGWSYVTNVTKTIIFRD; encoded by the exons ATGGCTGTTCTGCAAATGACTTGGCAGCCGAGTCTCCTCAGCCACAAACGCAAATCCAGTCCTCCTGTAGGGCTCAGAAACCTCGGCAACACCTGCTATCTCAATTCCGTCCTCCAGTGCCTCACCTACACCCCTCCTCTCGCAAATTTTTGTCTCAAATCCCTTCATTCCTCCTCCT GTGATGCAACCCCGGAGAAGAAGAGCGAGTGTCCCTTCTGTTTATTAGAGAAGCGAATTGCTCGGTCGTTGAGTTCTCTTATCACAAGCTGGGTAGCTCCAATGGAGGAGCTCTTGCCAATAGGAGCTCTGTTTCGGAGCAAAATGAAGAGGGAGGGAGAAGAGGAAAAGACTAACTTATCCCTGCCAAATCAGAGCCTTCGCCGGAAATTGGCCGGATGGAGTTATGTAACAAATGTaacaaaaacaattattttcagGGACTAA
- the LOC116014895 gene encoding uncharacterized protein LOC116014895 — translation MTIKIHFITELLIGPIPSWWMNIDKHPLEKCIALIGGFVIITVITLELFKRNFIDSTGLIFGLWLLMSFDNAGLKSRNIKPLSYLLICLHITVALYGLTYWIRSSVREYNKRNTRPSNDLVFEIGAWLFMFIFNCTVVAAQHTQRNKEYKITEWYQVAVAFTSIVESYWKRGRKVRENLLKSQLIKNVENAFRDFLRICMKGPQSGNKIEFNKKLNDFTRMFCNLVAQRREALTITCQ, via the exons ATGACAATCAAAATTCATTTCATAACGGAGCTGCTAATAGGTCCTATTCCTTCGTGGTGGATGAATATAG ATAAGCATCCCCTTGAAAAATGTATTGCACTAATTGGAGGTTTTGTCATCATTACTGTGATCACATTGGAACTCTTTAAGAGAAATTTCATTGATAGCACTGGATTAATTTTTGGTTTATGGTTGTTGATGTCGTTTGACAACGCTGGTTTAAAGTCGCGGAATATTAAGCCACTAAGCTATTTGTTAATCTGTTTACACATTACGGTCGCTTTATATGGACTAACGTATTGGATACGTTCGAGTGTTAGAGAGTATAATAAGAGAAACACAAGGCCGTCAAATGATCTAGTCTTTGAAATCGGAGCTTggctttttatgtttatttttaattgtactGTAGTTGCTGCACAGCACACGCAACGGAACAAAGAATATAAAATAACTGAATGGTATCAAGTTGCAGTAGCTTTTACTTCGATAGTAGAAAGTTACTGGAAAAGGGGAAGGAAAGTTAGAGAAAATCTACTGAAATCACAACTTATCAAAAATGTGGAGAATGCCTTTCGTGATTTTTTAAGAATTTGCATGAAAGGACCTCAGAGTGGTAATAAAATTGAgttcaacaaaaaattaaatgatttcACAAGAATGTTCTGTAATTTAGTAGCTCAGCGGAGGGAAGCTCTAACAATAACTTGTCAATGA